The Falsibacillus albus genome includes the window ATCCAATTTCCCATCCCGCTTGCTTTTGCAAGCCTTGCGATGCGAATTGCTTCTTCGGCGCTCCGTGCACCGGATGTATTCGGCATTAGCGTCACATCCTGAGGAATGTCATTCAGAATATGTTCGTCAGGTTTTCTTATGTCCACCCGCCTCAATGCGACCGTAACCACCTCTGAGCGGGATTGCTCGATTGCCTCTTTCATCTGTTTATGATCGGCAAATTTGCCAGTACCAACAAAAAGTCTGCTTTCGAACGCTTTGCCGCCAATGTGCAATTGATCATTCATTTTCATTTTCCCCTTTCTTTTTAGCCCCTTACATCCGTGACCGGGAAGTAAGGAAGATGCATACCAATCTCGTAGGCGATCGGCAGGATGATGAGAAAGCTTAAAACAAATAAAATATCGAATTTGGAAAAGGTCGTTTCATAATAATATGTTCGTTGTTGCACTGCCGAAAATCGCTTCGCTTCCATGGCGATGGCAATACGGTGCGCACGGCGAATGCTCTGGGATAGCAGGGAGACGGAATACGTTTTGATTGTTTGGTAGAATCCTTTCAATCCTGACTTTTTTTGTACGCCCCGCACCTTCAAGGCAGAGCGGATGATTTGAAATTCTGAGATCATGATTGGGATCAAGCGGATGCCTGCCATGAAGCTGTATGCATATTTCGGTTTTAGTTTTAGCTGCTGCATCAATGAATAAAATAAGAAGACCGGCCTTGTCGTCAAACTGAAAAGCAGTCCCAGCACCGAAAAGGTAAAGGCCCGCAATCCAATATGAAAACCTCTATAAAAGCTTTCCTTAGTGATGCTGATCAATCCCCAATGAAACCACAGCTCCTCACCTTTACCAAAAAAAATCATCGAAGTGGCCGTCGAAAATGAAATCAACAGAAAAGGAAAGGTAATCCACCAAATCCGCTTAGCGGGATGGCCGGAAAAGCAAAACAGAAGAACCGTAAGCATAAACGTGAAATTTAACAGGAAGCTCGGATTTTGAATGAAAAGCACCGCTATAAACAACGCAACCAGCCAAATGAGCTTCACGCTCGGATTTACTTTATGGAGCCATGTTTCCTTAAAGTCAAACGTCCGATTCATCCAACCACCACCTTTTCCTTCCCTTTTTCATGTTTGATCTCATCCCTGATCAATTGGCCCTTTTCAATTTCCCAGACCCTTGTGACAAAATGGTCCACGATTTCCGGAGAGTGTGTCACCATCAAAATCGTTGTCCCTCGTTTGCGCCAATAGTCGATCATCTCAAGGATGGCAAAGGTATTCCGTGCATCCTGTCCAAAAGTCGGTTCATCCAATAACATGATGCTCGGCTCATCGACGACCGCCGCAGCGACACTCAATCTTCTTTTCTGTCCCATGGACAGCTGATAAGGATGCTGCATCCGCACCTCAGATAGATGAAACATCTTCAGCATCTCTTCAACCTTCTGATCGATGTATGCAGGTTCTTTGCCACCAACTCGTAAGGTATACGCAATCTCTTCATAGACGGAATGGCTGACAAACTGATATTCCGGATTTTGAAAGACAAAGGTTACTTCATCAGCCAGCCGTTTGATTCCAGATGCTTTTCTTCCTTTTATCCAGTAATGTCCCGATGTAGGAATCAACCTCATCAAGCTGTGGAGAAGCGTGCTTTTCCCTGCTCCATTTCTGCCCACGATCCCGATCCATTCACCTTTTTTGATATGTGCTTCTTCAATATAGACACCTTCTTTTCTCCCATGGAATCCCCGGAATTCCCTCAGTTCAAGAATTTCTTCTTCCATCGGTTCCGTTGTCTCCATAGATCGATTGTTTAAATAGTCCTCCCAGGCTTCCGGATGCCATATACCTTGTTCCGTCAATTCTGTTTGATAACGGGAAAGAATGATCTCTGGTTCTCCATCGGCTTGGATGTGGCCATTTTCATCAAACATGACAATCCTATCGACGATATCCAGCACATGATCAAGCTTATGCTCGACAATCACCAAGGTTTTGTCCCCTCCAACACTCTTGATGGTCTCCCAGATGCTTTCTGTTCCTTCCGGGTCCAGCATTGCCGTCGGTTCGTCCAAAAACAGGACATCCGGCTCAAGGGCAAGTGCAGAAGCTATGGCAAGCCTCTGCTTCATTCCCCCAGACAGCGTTTGGATTTCCGTGTGTGAATCTTCCAGATTTAATCCGACCATCCTTAAAAGTTCAAGGATGCGAGCCTCCATCTGTTCCCGGGGAACTTGAAGGTTTTCGAGGACAAATGCCAATTCTTCATCCACATAAGGCATACAAAATTGAGCATCCGGATCTTGGAAGATATATCCCCATGATTCGGGGCACTTTACCTTCTCCGCCTTCATCGGCATTTCATGAAATTCGGGAACGATGCCCGAAAGCACCTGAAGCAAGGTGGACTTTCCGCATCCGGATGGTCCGATGATCAACACCTTTTCCCCTTGTTGAAAAGAAAGGTCCAGATCTTTAAATAATAACTTCTCATCCCCTGGGAATTTCAGCCGAAGCTTCTTCAATTCTCCCATTGAACTCATTCAAAACACCTCATTATTGATCCAGCATGTCATAGTCGCTCTTTGAAATCGGACGGAGCATATTGGTAACCCCTGTCTTCTCAAGTGCTTTCACCACATAGTAGGCAAAGACACCGGATATTAAGACGGAACCGATCAGACGGGCAGCCAAGTAAAGGATCAAATTCCACGTCGCCAAATCGCCGATATATCCTTTGTACATATCCATGAAAATGGAGGCGATGGCCGAACCGATTGATGCAAGTGACACGACCAGAATATCGTACCTTTTATAGCGGAACATCATGAAGACAAGCTCTGCGAGCAAGCCTTGGATGACACCATAAATCAACACTTCCAATCCCCATTGCGACCCTGTCAGGAATTCACCGCTTGCAGCCGCGATTTCTGCCAACAGCGCCAGCCCCGGTTTTCGGATGAGCAGATAGGCCACCGTACCTGCCATGAACCACATTCCATATATAAGCTGATCGATGTGCAGCCCCAGCGTGCCAACCATGCTATAGAGCGGGCCCCAGACTTTGTAGATTAAACCAAAGACGATCGAAACCACTACCGTTACTAAAATATCCGTCAATCGAAGTCGATTGGACATTACAATTCCTCCTTCAACATGGATTCAGATAGATCTGACCAGTTTTCATGCCGATATGCCATTTCCCAAAATCTCAACTCATACTGGCTGCTGATCATGAACAACTCTTTCATTTGTTGTCTCTGCTGTTCCGTACTCTTTTCAGCAATCTCATCCAGTCTTTCTATCTGTTCTTCCACTAACGCACGGAACCATTCGCCGCCGTAAGTTCCGATCCACTCTTGATAGATCGGCTCTTCGGGACGACAATCCTTCAATCTTTCGCCGATCTCATAATAAAGCCAGTAGCAAGGTAACAGTGCTGCGATGATTTCACCAAGCCCGCCAAGACATGCAGCACGATACATATGAGATGTATAGGCATAAGCAGTCGGAGCAGGCTGGAATGCTTCTTTCTCTTCCGCTGTGATTCCAAGCAATGCAGAAAATTTCTCGTGCAGACTCAGCTCTGCTTCGGCTGTGCCTTGCGCATGGACTGCCAGCCTGCTTGTCGTATGCAAATCAGGCGCTTTTGCTGCTCCAAATGCTTGAACCTTGGCAAAATGTCTTAAATAATACGCATCCTGCATGACATAATAGCGAAATCGATCAAGACTCAACCCTCCATCGCCAAGCTCCTTCACAAACGGATGATGAAAGCTCGCTTCCCATACCTCGTTGGCTTCCCGCCGGCATTCTTGTGTAAATGTCATTCCATTCTCCTCCTTGTAGATCAACGCTTTTTTCCATCCCTGATTGAGCCGCTGCACAATATAACAAAAAAACCGTTCCTGCATAGGCAGAAACGGTTGTCGTCGTCAGAATTAAAATGCTGATCGCTAAAAATCCGATGAAACGTGAAATCAATAGCGGACCACAACCACTTCCCTACGCTAGTACAAACTAGATCAGGTTCCAAGGGTCAAGGCTAACGCCTCTCTCAG containing:
- a CDS encoding ECF transporter S component encodes the protein MSNRLRLTDILVTVVVSIVFGLIYKVWGPLYSMVGTLGLHIDQLIYGMWFMAGTVAYLLIRKPGLALLAEIAAASGEFLTGSQWGLEVLIYGVIQGLLAELVFMMFRYKRYDILVVSLASIGSAIASIFMDMYKGYIGDLATWNLILYLAARLIGSVLISGVFAYYVVKALEKTGVTNMLRPISKSDYDMLDQ
- a CDS encoding ABC transporter ATP-binding protein; protein product: MSSMGELKKLRLKFPGDEKLLFKDLDLSFQQGEKVLIIGPSGCGKSTLLQVLSGIVPEFHEMPMKAEKVKCPESWGYIFQDPDAQFCMPYVDEELAFVLENLQVPREQMEARILELLRMVGLNLEDSHTEIQTLSGGMKQRLAIASALALEPDVLFLDEPTAMLDPEGTESIWETIKSVGGDKTLVIVEHKLDHVLDIVDRIVMFDENGHIQADGEPEIILSRYQTELTEQGIWHPEAWEDYLNNRSMETTEPMEEEILELREFRGFHGRKEGVYIEEAHIKKGEWIGIVGRNGAGKSTLLHSLMRLIPTSGHYWIKGRKASGIKRLADEVTFVFQNPEYQFVSHSVYEEIAYTLRVGGKEPAYIDQKVEEMLKMFHLSEVRMQHPYQLSMGQKRRLSVAAAVVDEPSIMLLDEPTFGQDARNTFAILEMIDYWRKRGTTILMVTHSPEIVDHFVTRVWEIEKGQLIRDEIKHEKGKEKVVVG
- the tenA gene encoding thiaminase II; amino-acid sequence: MTFTQECRREANEVWEASFHHPFVKELGDGGLSLDRFRYYVMQDAYYLRHFAKVQAFGAAKAPDLHTTSRLAVHAQGTAEAELSLHEKFSALLGITAEEKEAFQPAPTAYAYTSHMYRAACLGGLGEIIAALLPCYWLYYEIGERLKDCRPEEPIYQEWIGTYGGEWFRALVEEQIERLDEIAEKSTEQQRQQMKELFMISSQYELRFWEMAYRHENWSDLSESMLKEEL
- a CDS encoding energy-coupling factor transporter transmembrane component T family protein, whose protein sequence is MNRTFDFKETWLHKVNPSVKLIWLVALFIAVLFIQNPSFLLNFTFMLTVLLFCFSGHPAKRIWWITFPFLLISFSTATSMIFFGKGEELWFHWGLISITKESFYRGFHIGLRAFTFSVLGLLFSLTTRPVFLFYSLMQQLKLKPKYAYSFMAGIRLIPIMISEFQIIRSALKVRGVQKKSGLKGFYQTIKTYSVSLLSQSIRRAHRIAIAMEAKRFSAVQQRTYYYETTFSKFDILFVLSFLIILPIAYEIGMHLPYFPVTDVRG